One part of the Muntiacus reevesi chromosome 18, mMunRee1.1, whole genome shotgun sequence genome encodes these proteins:
- the LOC136149459 gene encoding large ribosomal subunit protein eL42, whose translation MVNVPKTRRTFCKKCGKHQPHKVTQYKKGKDSLYAQGKRRYDRKQSGYGGQTKPIFRKKAKTTKKIVLRLECVEPNCRSKRMLAIKRCKHFELGGDKKRKGQVIQF comes from the coding sequence ATGGTGAACGTTCCAAAAACCCGCCGGACTTTCTGTAAGAAGTGCGGGAAGCACCAGCCCCACAAAGTGACACAGTACAAGAAGGGCAAGGATTCTTTATATGCCCAGGGAAAGCGGCGTTATGACAGGAAGCAGAGTGGCTATGGTGGGCAGACTAAGCCAATTTTCCGGAAAAAGGCTAAAACTACAAAGAAGATTGTACTGAGGCTTGAATGTGTTGAGCCCAACTGTAGATCGAAGAGAATGCTGGCTATTAAGAGATGCAAGCATTTTGAGTTGGGAGGCGATAAGAAGAGAAAGGGCCAAGTGATCCAATTTTGA